A genome region from Meleagris gallopavo isolate NT-WF06-2002-E0010 breed Aviagen turkey brand Nicholas breeding stock chromosome 7, Turkey_5.1, whole genome shotgun sequence includes the following:
- the LOC100542432 gene encoding histamine N-methyltransferase-like: MASPMKNLLTDLSRYVRCFRVFLAKSTEHQTMKQFVEQQLPGLLASIGSGKSAINILSVGGGAGEIDLQIISAVQASYPGVAINNEVIEPSADQILKYKERVAATSNLDNVKFTWHEETANEYERRMKAEKKSQKWDFIHMIQMLYYVKDIPAIIRYFHSLLDAQAKLLIILVSGTSGWETLWTKYGSSFPTDDLCTFISSANIKGILDSIGLKYKIYELPSHMDITCCFTEGDNDGELLLDFLTETCEFSKNAPPELRQQILEELRKPGCSENRNGKVFFNNNMSVIMVEP, from the exons ATGGCGTCTCCCATGAAGAACTTGCTGACAGACCTCAGCCGCTACGTCCGCTGCTTCCGCGTCTTCCTGGCCAAGTCTACAGAGCACCAGACCATGAAGCAGTttgtggagcagcagctgccaggccTGCTGGCAAG TATTGGAAGCGGGAAGTCTGCAATCAATATTCTAAGTGTCGGTGGTGGAGCAG GTGAGATTGACCTGCAGATCATTTCAGCTGTGCAAGCCAGTTATCCAGGTGTCGCCATCAACAACGAGGTGATAGAGCCGAGTGCTGATCAAATCCTCAAGTACAAAG AACGTGTGGCTGCAACCTCAAACCTCGACAATGTAAAGTTTACCTGGCATGAGGAGACAGCTAATGAATATGAAAGGAGaatgaaggcagaaaagaagtCTCAAAAATGGGACTTCATTCACATGATTCAG ATGCTGTACTATGTGAAAGACATCCCTGCAATTATCCGGTACTTCCACAGCCTCCTGGATGCACAGGCAAAGCTCCTCATCATTCTGGTGTCAG GAACCAGTGGCTGGGAAACACTCTGGACGAAGTATGGGTCTTCCTTTCCTACAGATGACCTCTGCACTTTCATATCCTCTGCTAACATCAAAGGGATTCTAGATTCAATTGGGCTGAAGTACAAGATCTATGAGCTCCCATCCCACATGGACATAACTTGTTGCTTTACTGAAGGGGACAATGATGGGGAGCTGTTGCTGGATTTCTTGACAGAAACCTGTGAGTTTTCAAAAAATGCTCCTCCTGAACTAAGGCAACAGATACTGGAAGAATTAAGAAAGCCGGGatgcagtgaaaacagaaatgggaaGGTGTTTTTTAATAACAACATGAGTGTAATAATGGTTGAGCCCTGA